One window of Rhizobium leguminosarum genomic DNA carries:
- the dgcN gene encoding N-acetyltransferase DgcN yields MIETPYLLFLGDAPDRLAAKVAQGIKDWRPELAVGQLRLPDCKADLSLPDLTIGQAAEVGVKTLVIGVANRGGVISPSWKSVLLQALDAGLDLASGLHNLLRDEADLVAKAKALGCTLHDVRVPTVAYPIANGRKRTGKRILAVGTDCSVGKMYTALCMEKAMRAQGRKATFRATGQTGILITGDGVPLDAVIADFMAGSIEFLTPDNDPDHWDLIEGQGSLFHASYSGVTLALIHGGQPDALVLCHEPNRPHMRGLPDYELPSLEALRDLSLTMARIVNPACEVVGISLNTSAMSAEDAMALCAETERLMGLPTVDPFRQGADRLVAVLEGL; encoded by the coding sequence ATGATCGAAACACCCTATCTGCTTTTCCTGGGCGATGCGCCCGATCGACTGGCTGCCAAGGTCGCGCAGGGGATCAAGGACTGGCGACCGGAACTGGCTGTCGGGCAATTGCGCCTTCCTGACTGCAAGGCCGATCTCAGCCTGCCGGACCTGACGATAGGCCAGGCGGCTGAAGTGGGCGTGAAGACGCTCGTCATCGGTGTGGCCAATCGCGGCGGCGTCATCTCGCCGTCGTGGAAATCAGTGCTTCTGCAGGCGCTCGATGCCGGGCTCGATCTCGCTTCCGGCCTGCACAATCTGTTGCGCGACGAAGCCGATCTGGTTGCAAAGGCGAAGGCGCTCGGCTGCACCCTGCATGATGTCCGCGTGCCGACGGTTGCCTACCCGATCGCCAATGGTAGAAAGCGGACAGGCAAGAGAATACTGGCAGTCGGCACCGATTGCTCGGTCGGCAAGATGTACACGGCGCTGTGCATGGAAAAGGCGATGCGTGCGCAGGGACGGAAGGCGACCTTCCGCGCGACCGGCCAGACCGGTATCCTGATCACCGGCGACGGCGTGCCGCTCGACGCGGTGATCGCCGATTTCATGGCCGGATCAATCGAATTTCTGACGCCGGACAACGATCCGGATCACTGGGATCTGATAGAAGGCCAGGGGAGCCTGTTCCATGCCTCCTATTCCGGCGTGACCCTGGCTCTCATTCATGGCGGTCAGCCGGACGCACTGGTGCTCTGCCATGAGCCGAACCGGCCGCACATGCGCGGTCTTCCGGATTATGAGCTGCCGAGCCTTGAGGCGCTGCGCGATCTTTCGCTGACGATGGCCAGGATCGTCAATCCGGCCTGTGAGGTGGTTGGCATTTCGCTCAATACCTCCGCCATGAGTGCAGAAGATGCGATGGCGCTTTGCGCTGAAACCGAAAGGCTGATGGGCCTGCCGACGGTCGATCCGTTCCGCCAAGGCGCCGACCGGCTCGTTGCGGTGTTGGAGGGATTATGA
- a CDS encoding DUF4158 domain-containing protein, with translation MDFGAGRADLQGPGTIGIPRRHILTERQRSALFDLPTDELSLLRHYTLGDDDLGHIQERRRPENRLGFALQLCALRYPGRALAPGEVISHEVLSFIGAQLGVTIGDRQLLAAELEMAPPFESTRPGRQSPSGGGGPVSPAGCLPIR, from the coding sequence ATGGATTTTGGGGCCGGAAGAGCTGATTTGCAGGGGCCAGGGACAATCGGGATACCGAGACGACATATTCTCACCGAGCGACAGCGCTCAGCACTGTTCGATCTACCAACCGATGAATTGTCACTGCTTCGACATTACACACTGGGCGACGACGATCTTGGACACATTCAGGAACGCCGCAGGCCGGAGAACAGGCTTGGGTTCGCCCTGCAGCTTTGCGCGTTGCGATATCCAGGGCGCGCGCTGGCTCCGGGCGAAGTGATCTCGCATGAGGTCCTGTCGTTCATCGGGGCTCAGCTTGGTGTCACCATCGGCGACCGACAGCTTCTTGCGGCCGAACTCGAAATGGCACCGCCATTTGAGAGCACAAGACCAGGGCGACAATCGCCTTCGGGAGGTGGCGGTCCTGTTTCACCTGCGGGATGCCTTCCGATCCGGTGA
- a CDS encoding serine hydrolase: MKRAVFAALALSFWATGVHAVDIYRQDFQDATAADWAASGRGDIRLSDYQGNISLKFAGHAQSLVSVEAKGLRNVIVRSKIAALGLGPADGCYAEVSPDDGATWLTALSVHKGQDSGTAQVSGAFANPRLDGRAKLFLRFRADLSQRNATCWGDDVAIIGDAPVPMQTLDLATLSGDTPLAGLARVSAFMPGADAMPISGTVRGTLELRPQIKPDGMVIISDLDSARTVDSRATWPALSIALVNDGDRLIPSGGGPVPSANADWEWVVAPGKIWMQPGDNGLVRAVLPVALQERNANCLHNGRLLVLFDPKGGASKAVAQFDQETCAYFKFDAWSRVPASFQPAEIAAADALITRDRAERASRVPLKPLSALRADYPDIDIDALARAAGPFAVFGIDDGDTHYVAPCPTRAGDDPLCDERHLPSFSTAKTLVAALSLFRLEKLHPGAAFEKIADHVPACAQKGGWGDVRLIDMLDMTSGHYNSVVANADEDSVATVAFFTSQTAEQKVDFACSVPRQEAPGKTWVYHTFDTFLLGVAMTDIIRKNGLGDDIYDDLIHPIWRALNQSAALDTTRRTYDETAQPFTGWGLTYHRDDVVRAARFLKGDAKIDGQSYFDATLLNEGMQRAKPGAGKQALAPNIRYYHGIWARDVGLLVGYGQPVWAPYMSGFGGISVVMLPNGVTFYAYNDDNHFDWTAAVAEGNKIRKLLSMTVLSGFASRPAAGSRHPAVLSLDRRQ; this comes from the coding sequence ATGAAGCGCGCTGTCTTCGCTGCTCTTGCCTTGTCCTTTTGGGCGACAGGTGTTCATGCCGTCGACATTTATCGTCAGGACTTCCAAGACGCCACGGCTGCCGATTGGGCAGCGTCCGGCAGGGGTGATATTCGCCTGTCCGACTATCAGGGCAACATTTCGCTGAAATTTGCCGGTCACGCCCAGTCGCTGGTAAGTGTCGAGGCGAAAGGCCTGCGCAATGTGATCGTCCGCAGCAAGATCGCGGCGCTAGGCCTGGGGCCCGCGGATGGATGCTATGCCGAGGTATCGCCGGACGACGGCGCGACCTGGCTTACTGCGCTTTCCGTGCACAAAGGCCAGGATAGCGGAACCGCCCAGGTCAGCGGCGCTTTCGCCAATCCGAGGCTGGACGGGCGCGCAAAACTGTTCCTCCGTTTCCGGGCCGACCTCTCCCAGCGCAACGCTACCTGTTGGGGTGATGATGTCGCCATCATTGGCGACGCGCCGGTGCCAATGCAGACTCTGGATCTTGCGACGCTGAGCGGCGACACACCGCTGGCGGGCCTGGCGCGGGTGTCGGCTTTCATGCCAGGTGCGGATGCGATGCCGATCAGTGGAACGGTGCGCGGTACGCTTGAATTGCGTCCGCAGATTAAACCAGATGGCATGGTCATCATAAGCGATCTCGATTCCGCGCGTACAGTCGATTCGCGCGCTACGTGGCCGGCCCTTTCGATTGCGCTCGTGAACGATGGCGACAGGTTGATCCCGTCTGGAGGGGGTCCTGTTCCTTCCGCCAACGCGGACTGGGAATGGGTAGTCGCGCCCGGCAAGATATGGATGCAGCCTGGCGACAACGGTCTTGTGCGAGCGGTCCTGCCGGTAGCCTTGCAGGAGCGCAACGCCAACTGTCTGCACAATGGCCGTCTGCTGGTGCTGTTCGATCCGAAAGGCGGCGCGTCAAAAGCCGTTGCCCAATTCGACCAGGAGACCTGTGCCTATTTCAAGTTCGATGCGTGGAGCCGGGTTCCGGCCAGCTTCCAGCCGGCTGAGATAGCGGCAGCCGATGCGCTCATTACCCGCGATCGGGCTGAACGGGCGAGCCGGGTTCCACTCAAGCCTCTGAGCGCTCTGAGGGCCGATTATCCCGACATCGATATCGATGCCCTCGCAAGGGCAGCCGGTCCCTTCGCGGTCTTCGGTATCGACGATGGCGATACACATTACGTGGCGCCGTGTCCGACCCGCGCGGGCGATGATCCCCTGTGCGACGAACGGCATCTGCCATCGTTTTCGACCGCTAAGACTCTCGTGGCCGCCCTGTCCCTTTTCCGGCTGGAAAAGCTTCATCCCGGTGCGGCCTTCGAAAAGATCGCCGACCATGTGCCGGCATGTGCGCAGAAAGGTGGTTGGGGTGATGTCCGCCTGATTGATATGCTCGATATGACCAGTGGGCACTACAACTCCGTCGTGGCCAACGCGGATGAAGATTCTGTTGCAACAGTCGCTTTCTTTACCTCGCAGACGGCGGAACAGAAGGTCGATTTTGCCTGTAGTGTGCCGCGCCAAGAGGCACCGGGTAAGACCTGGGTTTACCACACATTCGATACCTTCCTGCTAGGCGTGGCGATGACTGACATCATCCGCAAGAACGGTCTCGGCGATGATATCTATGATGATCTGATCCACCCGATCTGGCGCGCCCTCAACCAGTCCGCGGCGCTTGATACTACCCGCCGCACCTATGACGAGACGGCGCAGCCCTTCACCGGCTGGGGATTGACTTATCACCGCGATGACGTGGTCCGCGCCGCCCGTTTCCTCAAGGGTGATGCGAAGATAGACGGGCAATCGTACTTCGACGCGACCTTGCTGAATGAGGGCATGCAGCGCGCAAAACCCGGCGCTGGCAAGCAAGCCCTGGCGCCCAACATTCGGTACTACCATGGCATCTGGGCGAGAGATGTCGGATTGCTGGTTGGCTACGGTCAACCCGTCTGGGCGCCCTACATGTCTGGTTTTGGCGGCATTTCCGTAGTGATGCTCCCCAATGGAGTCACCTTCTACGCCTATAATGACGACAACCATTTCGACTGGACAGCTGCGGTGGCCGAGGGCAACAAGATCAGAAAGCTCTTGTCAATGACTGTGTTATCCGGTTTTGCGTCGCGCCCGGCGGCTGGATCACGCCACCCTGCTGTCCTTTCTCTCGACCGCCGGCAATAA
- a CDS encoding recombinase family protein → MGQRAAIYCRVSTADQSCERQERDLTGFATRAGYDVAGIFKETGSGAKLDRAERRRIMALAQSRQIDVILVTELSRWGRSTIDLLNTLRELENWKVSVIAMNGMTFDLSSPHGRLLATFLSGIAEFERDLISERVKSGLAAAKARGKKLGRQRGQRPKSDRLAPKVLALNAEGRSIRWIARNLGISKNTVAAILKRDQV, encoded by the coding sequence TTGGGACAGCGTGCTGCCATTTACTGCCGGGTTTCGACCGCCGACCAGTCTTGCGAACGGCAGGAGCGTGACCTGACGGGCTTTGCCACTCGCGCCGGTTACGATGTTGCTGGAATATTCAAGGAAACGGGTTCTGGTGCGAAGCTCGACCGCGCCGAGCGTCGTAGAATCATGGCACTGGCCCAGTCACGGCAGATCGATGTCATCCTCGTGACCGAGCTTTCTCGTTGGGGCCGTTCGACGATCGACCTCCTCAACACACTGCGCGAGCTGGAAAACTGGAAGGTTTCAGTCATCGCCATGAACGGCATGACCTTTGATCTCTCCTCGCCGCATGGCCGGCTGTTGGCGACCTTTCTCTCTGGTATTGCAGAATTCGAGCGCGATCTCATCAGCGAGCGTGTCAAATCTGGCCTCGCTGCCGCAAAGGCGCGGGGAAAGAAACTTGGTCGGCAAAGAGGACAGCGTCCCAAGTCAGACCGCCTCGCTCCGAAAGTCCTTGCGCTTAATGCTGAAGGCCGTAGCATCCGATGGATCGCCCGCAATCTCGGCATCAGCAAGAACACTGTCGCTGCAATCTTGAAACGGGATCAAGTCTGA
- a CDS encoding ABC transporter permease produces MGRDSVMANWVAVWRRNYLAWKKAALTSLLGHLAEPLIYLFGLGAGLGVMVGRVEGVSYIAFLATGMVATNAMTAATFETTYAAFARMEGGTWAAMLYTQLRLGDIVLGEMAWAATKATLAGVGIGIVAAVLHYTQWLSLLYVLPVIALTGLAFASLGMVVTALAPSSNYFIFYQTLVITPIFFLSGALYQVENPVIARFLPLSHSIDLIRPIMLGHPVVDVCLHVGVLCVCIVIPFFVSTALLRRRLLR; encoded by the coding sequence ATGGGTCGAGATAGCGTAATGGCGAATTGGGTTGCTGTTTGGCGTCGGAATTATCTTGCATGGAAAAAGGCCGCTCTGACATCGCTTCTGGGCCATTTGGCCGAACCCTTGATCTACCTTTTTGGCCTCGGCGCTGGCTTGGGCGTGATGGTGGGGCGCGTTGAAGGCGTTTCATATATTGCTTTCTTGGCCACTGGAATGGTCGCAACAAATGCGATGACGGCTGCAACTTTTGAGACGACCTATGCAGCGTTCGCCCGGATGGAGGGAGGGACATGGGCAGCGATGCTCTACACACAGCTGAGGCTGGGCGATATCGTTCTCGGTGAAATGGCCTGGGCGGCAACGAAGGCGACCCTGGCGGGTGTGGGTATAGGTATTGTCGCGGCTGTTCTACATTACACACAATGGCTGTCGCTACTATATGTGCTTCCGGTTATCGCACTGACGGGTTTGGCCTTTGCAAGCCTTGGGATGGTCGTCACAGCCCTTGCTCCAAGCAGCAATTATTTCATCTTCTATCAAACGCTTGTCATCACGCCGATATTCTTCCTGTCCGGCGCGCTCTATCAAGTCGAAAACCCTGTCATCGCGCGATTTCTGCCCCTGTCGCATTCGATCGACCTCATACGCCCGATAATGCTCGGTCACCCCGTCGTCGATGTCTGTCTACATGTCGGCGTACTTTGCGTCTGCATCGTCATCCCGTTCTTTGTTTCAACAGCGTTGCTTCGACGCCGACTATTGCGGTGA
- a CDS encoding sulfotransferase family protein, whose translation MPAITRAFFDKIWPAASSALVPIFSIGLLRSRATLVNSTCRRTARRLGCPIPPWPCDRNAFVRAGADADRQKAERLLQRLSESQPAVQMEKTSVNFLYVGLIARALPDARIVHVGVNPTVVGSALVKTLFQTDGPHANDLTDIGYDMCAWSHLTTHWRDALSSWFINIDHEAFFDDLDGEARPIVADCKLPWEAAYRDFHLNRSLRSTASGTQIRRLPHRSSAGLWRHYENELAPPAQTLKRESVL comes from the coding sequence ATGCCCGCAATAACCCGCGCTTTTTTTGACAAAATTTGGCCGGCAGCCTCGTCGGCACTGGTCCCCATATTCAGCATCGGGTTGCTGCGGTCCCGAGCGACGCTGGTCAATAGCACCTGTCGCCGTACAGCCAGAAGGCTAGGCTGTCCGATTCCGCCATGGCCCTGCGATCGCAATGCCTTTGTGCGCGCCGGCGCAGATGCCGATCGGCAAAAAGCCGAGCGGCTCTTACAGCGGCTGTCTGAATCTCAACCGGCCGTCCAGATGGAAAAGACCTCCGTCAATTTCCTCTATGTCGGCCTGATCGCCAGGGCCCTGCCGGACGCCCGCATCGTCCATGTAGGCGTTAATCCGACGGTGGTTGGATCCGCGCTGGTCAAGACCCTTTTCCAGACCGACGGCCCCCACGCGAATGACCTGACCGACATCGGCTACGACATGTGCGCCTGGTCGCATCTTACGACCCATTGGCGCGATGCCTTGTCCAGTTGGTTTATCAACATCGATCATGAAGCCTTTTTCGATGATCTCGATGGCGAAGCACGCCCGATTGTGGCGGACTGCAAATTGCCCTGGGAGGCGGCGTATCGGGACTTTCACCTCAACCGGTCGCTGCGATCCACCGCTAGCGGCACGCAAATCCGGAGGCTGCCCCACCGCAGCTCGGCCGGTCTGTGGCGGCACTATGAAAATGAACTAGCGCCGCCAGCGCAAACCTTAAAACGGGAGTCTGTTCTATGA
- the fdxB gene encoding ferredoxin III, nif-specific, with product MVNSFVSRDGSGWLPEYLSQIDASCIGCGRCFKVCSRHVMHLSGITESGEIVGAGNGADDDEVNRMLMIVDHPGRCIGCGACARVCPKNCQTHIKSSH from the coding sequence ATGGTGAATTCATTCGTAAGCCGCGACGGGTCTGGATGGCTCCCGGAATATCTGAGCCAGATAGACGCAAGCTGCATCGGCTGCGGGCGCTGTTTCAAAGTCTGCTCGCGTCACGTCATGCACCTTAGCGGCATCACCGAGTCAGGTGAAATTGTAGGTGCCGGTAATGGCGCAGATGACGATGAGGTCAATCGAATGCTGATGATTGTTGATCACCCGGGGCGATGTATCGGCTGCGGCGCCTGCGCCCGCGTCTGCCCCAAGAACTGTCAGACTCACATCAAGTCATCCCATTGA
- the nodI gene encoding nodulation factor ABC transporter ATP-binding protein NodI, which yields MPGLFNIALERIIQASRLIKVGKTAGNSSADETPRQQSNLSARHYSSISEAIGPGVGSWSSDAIELAGVTKSYEGRPVVDGLSFNIASGECFGLLGPNGAGKSTISRMILGMTAPDAGKISVLGVQVPGQARLARARIGVVSQFDNLDLEFTVRENLFVYGRYFRMRARKIEAAVPQLLESARLESKADTRVADLSGGMKRRLTLARALINDPQILILDEPTTGLDPHARHLIWERLRLLLTEGKTILLTTHIMEEAERLCDRLCVLEGGIKIAEGRPHDLIDEQIGCPVIEIYGGDLQELSLLVKPNARRVEISGETLFCYTPDPEQVRAQLRGYKGLRLLERPPNLEDVFLRLTGRERE from the coding sequence ATGCCGGGACTCTTTAACATTGCCCTTGAACGCATTATCCAAGCATCGCGGCTCATCAAGGTTGGAAAAACCGCTGGAAACTCTAGCGCTGACGAGACGCCTCGCCAGCAAAGCAACCTCTCGGCGCGGCACTATTCGTCGATCTCGGAAGCAATCGGTCCTGGGGTAGGATCATGGTCTTCCGATGCAATCGAACTCGCCGGTGTTACCAAATCATATGAAGGCAGGCCTGTAGTCGACGGGTTGTCTTTCAACATTGCATCAGGAGAGTGCTTTGGCCTGCTAGGACCGAATGGCGCCGGAAAAAGCACGATCAGCCGTATGATCCTGGGAATGACGGCGCCTGATGCGGGCAAGATCTCAGTGCTTGGAGTGCAGGTGCCGGGGCAGGCTCGCTTGGCGCGCGCGCGTATCGGTGTCGTTTCCCAGTTCGACAATCTTGACTTGGAGTTCACGGTTCGGGAAAACCTTTTTGTCTACGGCCGGTACTTCCGCATGAGGGCCCGCAAGATCGAAGCGGCCGTGCCCCAGCTCCTGGAATCTGCGCGCCTTGAGAGCAAGGCAGATACGCGCGTGGCGGATCTTTCGGGAGGCATGAAACGACGCCTCACGTTGGCGCGCGCGCTGATCAATGACCCGCAGATCCTGATATTGGATGAACCGACCACCGGCCTCGACCCACACGCACGCCACCTGATCTGGGAGCGGTTGCGATTGCTCTTGACAGAAGGCAAGACGATCCTTTTGACGACCCACATCATGGAGGAGGCAGAACGTCTGTGTGACCGGCTTTGTGTGCTTGAAGGTGGAATTAAAATCGCCGAGGGCCGTCCACATGACCTGATAGACGAGCAGATCGGCTGTCCGGTGATCGAGATCTATGGCGGAGATCTGCAGGAGCTTAGCCTTTTGGTCAAGCCAAACGCTCGACGCGTCGAGATCAGCGGCGAGACCCTATTCTGCTACACCCCAGACCCAGAACAAGTTCGCGCGCAACTGCGCGGATACAAAGGTCTGCGCCTCCTCGAGCGTCCCCCGAACTTAGAGGACGTATTCTTGCGGTTAACCGGACGTGAGAGGGAGTAG
- a CDS encoding ISAzo13 family transposase (programmed frameshift): MIDIAAIKARFETLAPYLDERARRLLAATEARAAGRGGVTAVSAATGVARSTIGRGLTELRTADARLERRVRRPGGGRRPKIETEPGLLAALEELVQSAIRGDPEAALLWVSRSQRHLAGALAQRGFTASQKLVGRLLRKLGFSLQANKKTLEGASHPDRDTQFEHINEKIKQFQAAGQAAISVDTKKKELVGDFKNGGRELRPKGGPEPVRVHDFKIPELGKVAPYGVYDITNNSGWVNVGIDHDTAAFAVESIRRWWNVLGKSRYPGSTGLLITADCGGSNGARVRLWKRELQSFANETGLAITVAHHPPGTSKWNRIEHRLFAFITQNWRGKPLVSHEVIVQLIGATTTANGLDVQCCLDENDYPKAIKITDPEMNAINIDRDPFHGEWNYTISPTSVVSDSAIAESVADDR; this comes from the exons ATGATTGATATCGCGGCGATCAAAGCTCGCTTTGAGACGCTTGCGCCTTATCTCGATGAGCGGGCACGGCGTTTGTTGGCGGCAACCGAGGCTCGCGCGGCGGGCCGGGGTGGAGTGACGGCGGTTTCGGCGGCGACCGGCGTTGCGCGCAGTACGATCGGGCGCGGTCTTACGGAGTTGCGGACCGCAGATGCACGACTGGAACGCCGGGTTCGGCGGCCGGGCGGCGGCCGCAGGCCAAAGATCGAGACTGAGCCGGGCCTCTTGGCTGCACTTGAAGAATTGGTTCAATCGGCGATCCGTGGCGATCCTGAAGCAGCATTGTTGTGGGTGAGCAGAAGCCAGCGCCACCTTGCCGGCGCATTGGCACAACGCGGCTTTACGGCCAGCCAGAAGTTGGTTGGTCGGCTGCTGCGCAAGCTTGGCTTCAGCCTCCAGGCCAACAAGAAGACCTTGGAGGGGGCGTCTCATCCTGACCGCGACACCCAGTTCGAACACATCAACGAGAAGATCAAGCAGTTCCAGGCGGCCGGCCAGGCCGCCATTTCGGTCGACACAAAGAAAAAGGAGCTGGTTGGCGATTTCAAGAACGGCGGGCGTGAGCTGCGTCCCAAAGGCGGCCCCGAACCCGTGCGCGTTCACGACTTCAAGATACCCGAACTCGGCAAGGTCGCACCTTACGGCGTCTACGACATCACCAACAACTCGGGTTGGGTGAATGTCGGCATCGATCATGACACCGCCGCCTTTGCCGTAGAGAGCATTCGACGGTGGTGGAATGTCTTGGGAAAGAGCCGCTATCCTGGTTCAACCGGTCTACTCATTACCGCCGATTGCGGTGGCAGCAACGGGGCCCGTGTGCGACTGTGGAAGCGCGAGCTTCAATCATTCGCCAATGAAACTGGGTTAGCTATCACGGTCGCTCACCACCCGCCGGGGACCAGCAAATGGAACCGCATAGAACACCGGCTATTTGCATTCATCACACAGAATTGGCGCGGCAAGCCCCTCGTCAGTCATGAGGTCATCGTTCAACTGATCGGGGCCACGACGACGGCCAACGGGCTCGACGTTCAATGTTGCCTCGACGAAAATGACTATCCCAAGGCCATCAAGATCACCGATC CTGAAATGAATGCAATCAATATTGATCGTGATCCCTTCCACGGTGAGTGGAACTACACGATTTCGCCCACCTCCGTTGTGTCCGATAGCGCTATCGCCGAGAGTGTTGCCGATGATCGATGA
- a CDS encoding Glu/Leu/Phe/Val family dehydrogenase: MAALFKIALERIIQASQLIKVDGSILERLQIPLETTEVRLTIRMDEGSIRSFWAWRCRYDNTRGPTKGGIRFHNQVNGDEVQALAVMMTAKCAAMDLPFGGAKGGVKVDPRSLSNRELERLARGYMQIFVRGIGPDRDIPAPDVGTSEMTMAWMSDEYNAIVGKVVPAAITGKPVALGGSLGRDDATARGGYYLLQHKAAALGLSCGAKVAIQGFGNAGQHMAKLLAADGYKVVAVSDSKGAIHDPAGLDITKVLQAKKDYGHVTSIAGSDGVSEIPADELVSIDCDLLVLAALENMVHEGNAGSIKAKIILELANGPITPEADEILNRKKRVIIPDILANAGGVTVSYFEWVQNRRAERWDLEEVHARLKTTMEREADAVWAHARDKEITLRSAAYVHALLRLSEALRARGTAKFKR; the protein is encoded by the coding sequence ATGGCTGCACTCTTCAAAATTGCCCTTGAACGAATTATCCAAGCATCGCAGCTCATCAAGGTTGATGGGAGCATTCTCGAAAGGTTGCAAATCCCCCTGGAGACGACTGAAGTACGCCTGACGATCCGCATGGACGAGGGCTCGATTAGGTCCTTTTGGGCCTGGCGCTGCCGATACGACAATACACGAGGACCAACGAAGGGCGGTATTCGCTTTCACAATCAAGTAAACGGCGATGAAGTTCAGGCGCTTGCCGTAATGATGACTGCCAAGTGTGCGGCGATGGACTTGCCATTTGGCGGTGCCAAAGGGGGCGTGAAGGTAGATCCACGGAGTCTCTCCAACCGGGAACTGGAACGCCTCGCGCGCGGCTACATGCAGATATTTGTCAGGGGCATTGGTCCGGATCGGGACATACCAGCCCCTGACGTCGGTACCAGCGAGATGACTATGGCTTGGATGTCGGACGAATACAACGCCATTGTGGGGAAAGTGGTGCCGGCGGCAATTACCGGTAAACCTGTCGCCCTTGGCGGCTCGCTCGGGCGCGACGATGCCACGGCACGCGGAGGCTATTATCTCCTCCAGCACAAAGCCGCCGCTCTGGGACTGAGTTGCGGAGCAAAGGTCGCGATCCAGGGGTTCGGCAACGCTGGCCAACACATGGCGAAGTTGCTCGCCGCCGACGGCTATAAGGTTGTGGCAGTCTCGGACTCCAAGGGCGCAATCCACGACCCCGCTGGTCTGGACATCACCAAAGTGCTCCAAGCCAAGAAGGACTATGGGCACGTCACCAGCATCGCAGGTTCAGATGGCGTCTCCGAAATCCCTGCCGACGAACTCGTGTCGATCGATTGTGACCTGTTGGTCTTGGCAGCCCTGGAGAATATGGTTCACGAGGGTAATGCCGGCAGCATAAAGGCCAAGATCATTCTCGAACTCGCCAACGGCCCCATCACACCGGAGGCGGATGAGATCCTCAATAGGAAGAAGCGGGTAATCATTCCCGATATCCTGGCGAATGCAGGCGGTGTGACTGTTTCCTATTTCGAATGGGTACAAAACCGGCGCGCCGAGCGTTGGGATCTCGAAGAGGTGCATGCGCGGCTGAAGACCACGATGGAAAGGGAAGCAGACGCCGTTTGGGCACATGCACGGGACAAGGAGATAACTTTACGTAGCGCCGCCTACGTTCATGCTCTCTTGCGCCTCTCCGAGGCTCTGAGGGCGCGGGGGACGGCAAAGTTCAAGCGTTGA